From the genome of Hymenobacter cellulosilyticus, one region includes:
- a CDS encoding uracil-DNA glycosylase family protein → MGHGRTGIAFTDPVALNDFCGIANELPQQRELSSQFVYEVVAALGGPAAFYQDFYLGSLYPLVLLRHGLNYNYYDSPALIKALTPAIRLSLNQQVKEVGLARHAAVCLGRRNGEHLLRLNQELHLFDQIHILDHPRYLMQYKRRELPRHVDRYVEVLNDCRVQL, encoded by the coding sequence CTGGGCCACGGCCGCACCGGCATAGCCTTTACCGACCCAGTAGCCCTGAACGACTTCTGCGGCATTGCCAACGAGCTGCCCCAGCAGCGGGAACTCTCGAGCCAGTTTGTGTACGAAGTGGTGGCAGCGCTGGGCGGACCAGCGGCTTTTTACCAGGACTTTTACCTAGGCTCCCTCTACCCGCTGGTACTTCTCCGCCACGGCCTAAACTATAATTACTACGACTCCCCAGCCCTTATCAAAGCATTAACTCCTGCTATCCGACTCTCTTTAAATCAGCAGGTAAAGGAAGTGGGGCTGGCTCGTCATGCGGCCGTGTGCCTGGGCCGGCGCAACGGGGAGCACCTGCTACGGCTGAACCAGGAGCTGCATCTCTTCGACCAGATTCACATCCTCGACCACCCGCGCTACCTGATGCAGTACAAGCGCCGGGAGCTACCCAGGCACGTGGACCGCTACGTGGAGGTTCTCAACGACTGCCGGGTCCAGCTATAA
- the miaE gene encoding tRNA-(ms[2]io[6]A)-hydroxylase yields the protein MEPFESKEKTILKLKLNTDPRWVDIASKNIEDILVDHAYCEQKAASTGISLIVKYPEKTRLVDELTALVAEEWAHFERVLLELRKRGFELGPQRRDEYVVQLLTHVRRGDHRDRQLMDMLLVSALIEARSCERFKLLWKHIPDPELSKFYYELMVSEAAHFVSYVDLAKEYRDPKEVDVRLQELLKIEGEIITSLPVRDDRMH from the coding sequence ATGGAACCCTTTGAATCCAAAGAGAAAACCATTCTCAAGCTCAAGCTCAATACCGACCCGCGCTGGGTGGATATTGCCAGCAAAAACATCGAGGATATCCTCGTTGACCACGCTTACTGCGAGCAGAAGGCCGCTAGCACGGGTATTTCCCTGATTGTGAAATACCCCGAGAAAACCCGCCTTGTCGACGAGCTGACGGCCCTGGTGGCCGAGGAGTGGGCCCACTTCGAGCGGGTACTGCTGGAGCTGCGCAAGCGGGGCTTCGAGCTGGGGCCGCAGCGGCGCGACGAGTACGTGGTGCAGCTCCTGACCCACGTGCGCCGTGGCGACCACCGCGACCGGCAGCTAATGGATATGCTGCTGGTTTCGGCCCTGATTGAGGCCCGCAGCTGCGAGCGGTTTAAGCTGCTCTGGAAGCACATTCCCGACCCCGAGCTGAGCAAGTTCTACTACGAGCTGATGGTGTCGGAGGCGGCCCACTTTGTGAGCTACGTGGACCTGGCCAAAGAATACCGCGACCCGAAGGAAGTGGACGTCCGCCTGCAGGAGCTGCTTAAAATTGAGGGCGAAATCATCACTAGCTTACCCGTGCGCGACGACCGGATGCACTAA
- the mtaB gene encoding tRNA (N(6)-L-threonylcarbamoyladenosine(37)-C(2))-methylthiotransferase MtaB — protein sequence METRKVAFYTLGCKLNFSETSAIGRQFEERGFSKVAFEDAADIYVINTCSVTDHADRKCRKVVKEALKHNPEAFVTIVGCYAQLKPQEIAEIPGVHAVLGAAEKFQLVDILAGFEKPATGQPGHVHASPIAAATEFHAAHSYGDRTRTFLKVQDGCDYSCSFCTIPLARGKSRSGSVRSVVERVQKLAETGVKEIVLTGVNLGDFGLQGPDRQRLEDFYDLVQALDEVEGIERFRISSCEPNLLTDDIIRFVARSKRFMPHFHIPLQSGSNKILGLMRRRYRRELYQERVALIKEVMPHACIGVDVIVGFPGETEADFLETYQFLNDLDVSYLHVFPYSERENTLAPTLPGRVQDRHRHERTTQLRGLSEKKKRYFYEQHVGAETAVLFEDDVTNGQMEGFTPNYIRVVAKYDPLLVGEMKRLRLTAVNPQNLMEAEEVGVEVFQH from the coding sequence ATGGAAACCAGAAAAGTTGCCTTTTATACGCTGGGCTGCAAGCTCAACTTCTCCGAAACGTCGGCCATTGGCCGGCAGTTTGAGGAACGTGGGTTCAGCAAAGTAGCCTTCGAGGATGCCGCCGACATCTACGTCATCAATACCTGCTCCGTCACCGACCACGCCGACCGTAAGTGCCGTAAGGTGGTCAAGGAAGCACTGAAGCATAATCCGGAGGCTTTTGTAACCATCGTGGGCTGCTACGCCCAACTTAAGCCCCAGGAAATTGCCGAAATTCCCGGCGTACACGCCGTGCTGGGCGCGGCCGAGAAATTTCAGCTCGTGGATATCCTGGCCGGCTTCGAAAAGCCCGCTACCGGGCAGCCCGGCCACGTGCACGCCTCACCCATTGCCGCGGCCACCGAGTTTCATGCCGCCCACTCCTACGGCGACCGTACCCGCACCTTTCTCAAGGTGCAGGACGGCTGCGACTATTCCTGCTCGTTCTGCACCATTCCGCTGGCCCGGGGTAAGAGCCGCTCCGGCAGCGTGCGAAGCGTGGTGGAGCGGGTGCAGAAGCTGGCTGAAACCGGCGTGAAGGAAATCGTGCTGACCGGTGTAAACCTGGGCGACTTCGGCCTGCAGGGCCCCGACCGGCAGCGCCTGGAAGATTTCTACGACTTGGTGCAGGCCCTCGACGAGGTGGAAGGCATTGAGCGGTTCCGCATCAGCAGCTGCGAGCCCAACCTGCTCACCGACGACATTATCCGCTTCGTAGCCCGCTCGAAGCGCTTTATGCCTCACTTCCACATTCCGCTGCAGTCGGGCTCCAACAAGATTCTGGGATTGATGCGCCGCCGCTACCGCCGGGAATTATACCAGGAGCGCGTGGCCCTGATCAAGGAAGTAATGCCCCACGCCTGCATCGGCGTCGACGTCATCGTGGGCTTTCCCGGCGAAACCGAAGCCGACTTTCTGGAAACCTACCAGTTTCTCAATGACCTGGATGTGAGCTACCTGCACGTGTTTCCGTATTCGGAGCGGGAAAATACGCTGGCACCCACGCTGCCCGGCCGGGTGCAGGACCGCCACCGCCACGAGCGGACCACGCAGCTACGAGGTCTGTCGGAAAAGAAGAAGCGCTATTTCTACGAGCAGCATGTAGGCGCTGAAACGGCGGTCTTGTTCGAGGACGACGTGACTAACGGACAGATGGAGGGCTTCACCCCAAACTACATCCGGGTAGTAGCCAAGTACGACCCGCTGCTGGTTGGTGAAATGAAGCGGCTGCGCCTGACGGCTGTGAATCCGCAAAACCTGATGGAGGCGGAAGAAGTCGGCGTGGAAGTTTTTCAGCACTAG
- a CDS encoding LTA synthase family protein, with product MYFSAVPFANHAALNVPWNVAQTALLTDNGPNPYQFMPDSVATRTVQQLYAPASQADSTRLLRTTRPNVLFIILESFTGKLVASTGGETNVTPNLDSLARTGVRFTNIYAAGDRSQKGLVALLSGYPSQPTTSIIKYPRKTEHLPHLCRSLEQVGYKSHYYYGGELAFANMKSYLVAAGYDQFTERADFARSEQNSKWGAHDHVLFDRVLQDLQTQPTPFFVTAFTLSSHEPFEIPIPRKFKGTDETALFRNSVYYTDWALGRFLRTARQQPWWDNTLVVLVADHGHTLPGNDPNESYRKFRIPLVLAGGALRPEVRGRVYGHIASQTDIAATLLRQLKLPTAGYEWSHDLLQPLRQPFAFYCFSDGFGMVSPTGTVTFDNVPER from the coding sequence GTGTACTTCAGCGCCGTCCCCTTTGCTAACCATGCGGCCCTGAACGTGCCCTGGAACGTGGCCCAGACGGCGCTTTTAACCGACAACGGCCCGAACCCCTACCAGTTTATGCCCGACTCGGTAGCCACGCGCACCGTGCAGCAGCTGTATGCCCCGGCTTCGCAGGCCGACAGCACCCGCCTGCTGCGCACCACCCGGCCCAACGTGCTGTTTATTATCCTGGAAAGCTTTACGGGCAAGCTCGTAGCCAGCACCGGCGGCGAAACCAACGTAACGCCCAATCTGGATAGCTTGGCCCGTACCGGGGTGCGCTTCACCAACATCTACGCGGCCGGCGACCGAAGCCAGAAGGGCCTGGTGGCCTTACTCAGCGGCTACCCCAGCCAGCCCACGACCAGCATTATCAAGTACCCGCGCAAAACCGAGCATCTGCCCCACCTCTGCCGCTCCCTGGAGCAGGTCGGCTACAAGTCCCACTATTATTATGGTGGCGAACTGGCCTTTGCCAACATGAAAAGCTACCTGGTGGCGGCCGGCTACGACCAATTTACCGAGCGGGCCGACTTTGCGCGCAGTGAGCAGAACTCCAAGTGGGGCGCCCACGACCATGTGCTGTTCGACCGGGTGCTGCAGGATCTGCAAACGCAGCCAACGCCGTTTTTCGTCACGGCCTTTACCTTAAGCAGCCACGAGCCATTCGAAATTCCGATTCCGCGCAAGTTCAAGGGTACCGACGAAACGGCTCTGTTCCGCAACTCCGTGTACTATACCGACTGGGCTCTGGGCCGCTTTCTGCGCACGGCCCGGCAGCAGCCCTGGTGGGACAATACGCTGGTGGTACTCGTGGCCGACCACGGCCACACCCTGCCCGGCAACGACCCGAACGAGAGTTACCGCAAGTTCCGAATTCCGCTGGTGCTGGCCGGTGGCGCCCTGCGGCCCGAGGTTCGAGGCCGGGTATATGGGCACATAGCCTCCCAGACCGATATAGCGGCCACCCTGCTCCGGCAGCTGAAGCTACCTACGGCCGGCTACGAGTGGAGCCACGACCTACTGCAGCCCCTGCGCCAGCCGTTTGCGTTTTACTGCTTCTCCGATGGCTTCGGCATGGTCAGCCCCACCGGTACCGTCACGTTCGACAATGTCCCCGAAAGGTGA
- a CDS encoding putative porin — protein MGPECRRPGRGAPRADPAPAGPGLTAYHIVDWRRQFNNYTDRPQSGTLVDATGQLRFYPVARYSTNLTNDRAEYRQLENEVGVMGHTPTVGYRLYGRYRRASLFSKSYQDQSYPLPTPAAPRNDIIQPFDLRYGQIFLGGTANFRYRSLVAVETAGEILGPQLAGTGTAFSEYWLRATARLGPLSGEFYSSSYSPTLTQQRFDGNHYNWDHLPDSSSAFKNTLVNQVTGRLSQRLGRHHLDASVRFVTINDLVYYNQAAEPAQLDSVKVLLIGTLRHRFNLGKFFFDNQATGTLGGEGEGLRIPKLVANGRIYYQDYLFKKAMFSQIGAEIYFQSRFKGYDYNPTAQQFYLQDHFSIRSYAVADVFFITDIKTVSVFLKMAYINQGLYNTGNGYFATPLYTGLPRRFQFGIRWQFFD, from the coding sequence TTGGGCCCTGAATGCCGACGACCGGGACGAGGTGCGCCTCGTGCAGACCCTGCGCCTGCTGGGCCGGGCCTGACGGCCTATCATATCGTCGACTGGCGGCGGCAGTTCAACAACTACACTGACCGGCCCCAGTCCGGTACGCTCGTTGATGCCACTGGCCAGCTCCGGTTTTACCCCGTAGCCCGCTACAGCACCAACCTGACTAATGACCGGGCCGAATACCGGCAACTGGAAAATGAAGTGGGCGTGATGGGCCACACCCCCACCGTGGGCTACCGCCTGTACGGCCGCTACCGCCGTGCCAGTCTGTTTTCCAAAAGCTACCAGGACCAAAGTTACCCACTGCCTACGCCGGCTGCGCCCCGGAATGATATAATTCAGCCGTTTGATTTGCGCTACGGCCAGATATTTCTGGGTGGCACGGCCAACTTCCGCTACCGTAGCCTCGTGGCCGTGGAAACGGCCGGCGAAATTCTGGGGCCGCAGCTAGCCGGGACGGGCACGGCCTTTAGCGAGTACTGGTTGCGGGCTACGGCCCGCCTGGGCCCTTTGAGCGGCGAGTTCTACAGCTCTTCCTACTCGCCCACGCTCACCCAGCAGCGCTTCGACGGCAACCACTACAATTGGGACCATCTTCCGGACTCAAGCTCTGCTTTTAAGAACACGCTGGTCAACCAGGTAACCGGCCGCCTCTCCCAGCGACTGGGGCGCCACCACCTGGATGCCTCTGTCCGGTTCGTTACCATCAACGACCTGGTATACTATAACCAGGCCGCGGAGCCGGCCCAGCTTGATAGCGTCAAGGTACTGCTCATCGGCACGCTGCGTCACCGCTTCAACCTGGGTAAGTTTTTCTTCGACAACCAAGCTACCGGCACCTTGGGTGGGGAGGGCGAAGGCCTGCGCATTCCCAAGCTAGTGGCCAACGGCCGGATTTACTACCAGGACTACCTGTTCAAAAAGGCCATGTTCAGCCAGATCGGAGCGGAGATATACTTCCAGTCCCGCTTCAAGGGCTACGACTACAACCCTACTGCCCAACAATTTTACCTGCAAGACCACTTCTCCATCCGCTCCTACGCGGTGGCCGATGTGTTCTTTATCACCGATATCAAAACCGTATCGGTGTTCCTGAAAATGGCTTACATCAACCAGGGTCTCTACAATACGGGCAATGGTTATTTTGCCACCCCGCTCTACACGGGTTTGCCGCGCCGCTTCCAATTTGGTATTCGGTGGCAGTTTTTTGATTAA
- the lpxK gene encoding tetraacyldisaccharide 4'-kinase — translation MPHFLAFLLLPFAWLYATVLHVRNWLYDKGIKESARFAIPVISVGNLRAGGTGKTPHVAWLVRELQVLGQQPAILSRGYGRRTRGYVEADATATAATIGDEPLQHYQDFQGQVPVVVCENRRTGLEKLFRQEPPPTVVVLDDAYQHRRVQPTLNILLTEQQRPFYQDYVLPAGRLRESRGGARRADAVIITKCAPDLTASQQAASAARVRRYTRSAVPVLFSAYRYGAPVAVGGAARVESPEVVLLTGIAQPGPLREYLAGAGYQITHHAAFADHHTFTAADIAAVAGQLRPGQSVFTTQKDAVRLLEPALQAAVAALPIFYIPIQVEFLADGAAQLQQLLSPLFQPHAVV, via the coding sequence ATGCCTCATTTCTTAGCCTTTTTGCTGTTGCCCTTCGCCTGGCTGTACGCCACGGTGTTGCACGTACGCAATTGGCTGTACGACAAGGGTATAAAGGAGTCAGCGCGGTTTGCAATACCCGTTATCAGCGTGGGCAACCTCCGGGCCGGGGGCACGGGCAAAACGCCCCACGTGGCCTGGCTGGTACGGGAACTGCAGGTTCTGGGGCAGCAGCCGGCCATTTTGAGCCGGGGCTACGGCCGCCGCACCCGGGGCTATGTCGAGGCCGATGCCACGGCTACGGCCGCCACTATCGGGGATGAGCCCTTGCAGCACTACCAGGATTTTCAAGGGCAGGTGCCGGTAGTTGTGTGTGAAAACCGCCGCACGGGCCTGGAAAAGCTGTTTCGGCAGGAGCCCCCACCCACCGTCGTAGTGCTCGACGATGCCTACCAGCACCGCCGCGTGCAGCCCACCCTCAACATCCTGCTGACCGAGCAGCAGCGGCCTTTCTACCAGGACTACGTGTTGCCGGCCGGCCGGCTGCGCGAAAGTCGGGGCGGAGCCCGGCGGGCCGATGCCGTTATTATTACCAAGTGTGCCCCTGACCTGACGGCCTCGCAGCAGGCCGCTAGTGCGGCCCGGGTGCGGCGCTACACCCGGTCGGCAGTACCGGTGCTGTTTTCGGCCTACCGCTACGGCGCGCCCGTGGCCGTGGGCGGTGCGGCGCGGGTGGAAAGCCCGGAAGTGGTACTGCTCACCGGCATTGCCCAGCCTGGTCCGCTCCGGGAATATCTGGCCGGAGCCGGGTATCAGATTACGCACCATGCCGCTTTCGCCGACCATCATACCTTTACCGCTGCCGATATTGCGGCGGTGGCCGGGCAATTACGGCCGGGTCAGAGCGTTTTTACCACGCAAAAGGATGCCGTCCGGCTGCTGGAGCCTGCGTTGCAGGCGGCCGTAGCGGCTCTGCCCATTTTTTATATTCCCATTCAGGTCGAGTTTCTGGCCGATGGGGCTGCCCAGTTGCAGCAGTTGCTTTCTCCTTTATTTCAGCCCCACGCTGTTGTCTGA
- a CDS encoding putative porin: protein MSDLLVPLASFRFLYRVLPALLLGLLLWPALGRAQVLDDSTKVIYGAKTTRVLYEADILREQYEGRLIDTTLTNQMRDRYWFHDTTFQQDLGNVGTASRRLLWEADNGIGARYGRNVFDKYARNSATIPYYDTRSPFTFFRFIQSAVGEQVFELSYSRSLGKNLNVGLAYERFASRKVLAASRRENFTEHSNVLFFARYQTTDERYHALFNINTARHRIPEQGGIRYGASDTLATGEPRPGSLFGYELEDVNLSWALNADDRDEVRLVQTLRLLGRA, encoded by the coding sequence TTGTCTGATCTGCTCGTTCCATTGGCTTCCTTCCGCTTTCTTTACCGTGTTCTTCCGGCTCTGCTGCTCGGGCTGCTCTTGTGGCCGGCCCTAGGGCGGGCCCAGGTGCTCGACGACTCTACCAAGGTTATCTACGGGGCCAAAACCACCCGGGTCCTGTACGAGGCCGATATCCTGCGCGAGCAGTACGAGGGCCGCCTTATCGATACCACGCTCACCAACCAGATGCGTGACCGGTACTGGTTTCACGATACCACCTTCCAGCAGGATCTGGGCAACGTCGGGACGGCCTCGCGCCGTCTGCTGTGGGAAGCCGACAACGGTATTGGAGCCCGCTACGGCCGCAACGTATTTGATAAGTACGCCCGCAACTCGGCCACTATTCCCTACTATGATACCCGCTCGCCCTTTACGTTTTTCCGCTTTATCCAGAGCGCCGTGGGGGAGCAGGTGTTTGAGCTGTCGTACTCGCGCAGCCTGGGCAAAAATCTAAACGTGGGCCTGGCCTACGAGCGGTTTGCCTCCCGCAAGGTGCTGGCCGCTTCTAGGCGGGAGAACTTTACCGAGCACAGCAACGTGCTCTTCTTTGCCCGCTACCAAACCACGGATGAGCGGTACCACGCCCTGTTCAACATCAATACTGCCCGGCACCGTATTCCCGAGCAGGGTGGCATCCGCTACGGGGCCTCTGATACTCTGGCAACGGGTGAACCCCGCCCGGGCAGCTTATTTGGCTATGAACTGGAGGATGTAAACCTGAGTTGGGCCCTGAATGCCGACGACCGGGACGAGGTGCGCCTCGTGCAGACCCTGCGCCTGCTGGGCCGGGCCTGA
- a CDS encoding carboxypeptidase-like regulatory domain-containing protein, with protein MLSSVRTWAPRLLLLTVLATSLGGCSEKEDDPAAVATTGIVEGTISPSGSIINVTATNAGGLTFLAAPNATTGAFSLPNLAPGTYTLSFTPANGYVTPTSRTITVVAGQTASAGTVVVASNGLVKGGTMSWNTDGVTYSSTQLVGEVNAAQGLLYITSETLTGDVRDLLNLSLAQSFAGTGTYTLGSTYQNASLQRINKGLITAQYRTTDPAAGTITISSYNAVAGTMSGTFGFSGTDFTGSSPRTATVTNGTFTLRF; from the coding sequence ATGCTATCTTCTGTACGCACCTGGGCGCCGCGCCTGCTATTACTTACTGTACTGGCCACTTCGCTCGGGGGCTGTTCTGAAAAAGAAGATGACCCAGCCGCAGTGGCTACCACGGGTATCGTGGAAGGAACCATCAGCCCCAGCGGCTCGATTATCAACGTGACGGCTACCAACGCCGGTGGCCTAACCTTTCTGGCGGCCCCGAATGCTACCACGGGCGCGTTTTCGCTGCCCAACCTCGCGCCCGGGACTTACACCCTAAGCTTTACGCCGGCCAACGGCTACGTGACCCCAACCAGCCGTACCATCACCGTAGTAGCCGGCCAGACGGCCTCCGCCGGCACAGTGGTCGTCGCGTCAAATGGCTTGGTAAAAGGCGGCACCATGAGCTGGAACACCGACGGCGTGACGTATTCCTCCACGCAACTGGTGGGCGAGGTCAATGCCGCGCAGGGGCTGCTATACATCACGAGCGAAACACTGACCGGGGACGTACGCGACCTGCTCAACCTTTCCCTGGCTCAGAGCTTTGCCGGCACGGGTACCTACACGCTGGGCAGCACTTACCAGAACGCCTCCTTGCAGCGCATTAACAAGGGCCTAATCACTGCTCAATACCGCACCACTGACCCGGCCGCGGGCACCATTACGATAAGCAGCTACAATGCCGTTGCCGGTACCATGAGCGGAACTTTCGGCTTCTCGGGCACTGACTTTACCGGCTCCTCGCCGCGTACGGCCACTGTTACCAACGGCACGTTTACCCTGCGCTTCTAA
- a CDS encoding SRPBCC family protein, whose protein sequence is MANSWFSSPSRGRTLLLGVAAGVVYGFLCVMLVSLTHRAVSLSFIFMVPVVLGAIPVLFSSREQLSNYFLYLAAPWLITFTVFALSMVTGFEGLICLVIIIGPFSILGSLGAFLYRLVRLRQRPQTSLYVSLLVLLPFGALLLEEQLVASDQIHTVVSTRLIAAPPAVVWRNIQNVRHIRPSEIKPHFVHLIGVPRPLDGYLDYARVGGTRHIRWEKGLYFQEHITHWQPGRGFAYTIKVDAASIPPSTLDEHVLVGGRYFDVVRGSYSIEPLAANTCRLTLTCTYRITTNLNTYGKLWPIICWATLIP, encoded by the coding sequence TTGGCAAATTCCTGGTTCTCCTCGCCTTCCCGGGGGCGCACATTGCTACTGGGCGTAGCTGCGGGCGTCGTCTATGGTTTTCTGTGCGTGATGCTGGTCAGCCTCACGCATCGGGCCGTTTCGTTGTCCTTCATTTTTATGGTGCCCGTAGTGCTGGGCGCTATTCCCGTGCTGTTTTCCTCGCGTGAGCAGCTGTCCAACTACTTCCTCTATCTGGCTGCGCCCTGGCTGATTACCTTCACCGTATTCGCCCTGAGCATGGTTACGGGGTTCGAGGGCCTGATTTGTCTGGTTATTATCATCGGGCCATTTAGCATTCTAGGAAGCCTGGGCGCGTTTCTCTACCGGCTGGTGCGGCTGCGCCAACGCCCTCAGACATCCCTGTACGTATCCTTGCTAGTGCTGCTGCCTTTTGGGGCCTTGTTGCTGGAGGAGCAACTGGTGGCCTCCGACCAGATTCATACCGTAGTGAGCACCCGGCTTATTGCCGCTCCGCCGGCTGTAGTGTGGCGCAATATCCAGAACGTGCGCCACATCCGGCCGAGCGAAATCAAGCCTCATTTCGTGCATCTTATCGGCGTGCCCCGCCCGCTGGACGGCTACCTGGATTATGCCCGCGTAGGAGGCACGCGTCATATCCGCTGGGAGAAAGGCCTTTATTTCCAGGAGCACATCACGCACTGGCAGCCCGGGCGCGGCTTTGCCTATACTATTAAAGTCGATGCGGCCTCGATTCCGCCTTCTACCCTGGATGAGCACGTGCTGGTGGGTGGCCGCTACTTCGACGTGGTGCGGGGCAGCTACTCCATCGAGCCCCTGGCGGCTAATACATGTCGGCTGACGCTAACTTGCACCTACCGCATCACAACCAACCTGAATACTTACGGGAAGCTCTGGCCGATTATCTGCTGGGCGACTTTAATACCATGA
- a CDS encoding glycoside hydrolase family 2 protein produces the protein MNLEHINYGLSASQEETKPIEEMPNPLPRAVLRLNNHALLDGEWNFALDTDDRGLRDGWYLGHNYEYKAQWPGSIEAHMAQAKGQTQPTQWQDRVVAWYEREFTLPEVEEPLLRSMFQLTFGACGYETRVWLNGRQLRTIEGEDVHYGEYTSFSYELREENLHLVNRLTVRIADTMDAETTRGKQESHIYKRGGIWYQTYTGAVRSVWLEMVERNRLRSRVGVDSVVEDQLVRFNITTRIHDPGHYTLRLQVYERGRKNGTPPLYTSEFPLRLEAGQKQQRVVLEMPGARLWSPEEPDLYQLVAQLIDSEGYAAQIETHFGLRKIESRGKHVYLNNEPTYLDGILYQPGTATYEEMQRHMHAMQKLGCNLVRVHIAGVDPRIYNLADELGLLLWVEVPSPHTSSPRSRQNHKEELLRMLALIESHPSVVIWSLYNEDWGCQDIATNPETRRYITDTYHFMQIEHPQFLVVDNDGWQHISAEGRLKSDLLTAHLYTPELPHWQNLLDRLVAGEMIGVAAFPLVVGDAFFYRRQKPLIVSEWGGFGFADYGGPQAGEERTERIRQFKQELRARPIAGDVYTQATNIEDERNGVIDPHTGELSVPAGILNSRQFEGPR, from the coding sequence ATGAACCTAGAGCACATCAACTATGGCCTCTCGGCCAGCCAGGAAGAAACCAAGCCTATTGAGGAAATGCCCAACCCGCTGCCGCGGGCCGTACTACGCCTGAATAACCACGCCCTGCTCGACGGGGAATGGAATTTCGCCCTCGACACCGACGACCGGGGCCTGCGGGATGGGTGGTACCTAGGGCACAACTACGAATACAAAGCCCAGTGGCCCGGCTCTATTGAGGCCCACATGGCCCAGGCCAAAGGCCAGACCCAGCCCACACAGTGGCAGGACCGGGTGGTAGCCTGGTACGAGCGGGAATTCACCCTGCCCGAAGTGGAGGAGCCGCTGCTGCGCTCCATGTTCCAGCTCACCTTCGGGGCCTGCGGCTACGAAACCCGGGTGTGGCTGAATGGCCGGCAACTGCGCACCATTGAGGGTGAAGACGTGCACTACGGCGAGTACACCTCGTTTTCCTACGAGCTACGGGAAGAAAACCTGCACCTGGTAAACCGGCTGACCGTGCGCATTGCCGACACGATGGACGCCGAAACCACCCGCGGTAAGCAGGAGTCCCACATCTACAAGCGCGGTGGCATCTGGTACCAGACCTATACCGGCGCCGTGCGCAGCGTGTGGCTGGAAATGGTGGAACGCAACCGCCTCCGCTCCCGTGTGGGCGTCGACAGCGTGGTAGAAGATCAGCTCGTGCGCTTCAACATCACGACCCGCATTCACGACCCGGGCCATTACACGTTGCGCCTGCAGGTGTATGAGCGGGGACGCAAAAACGGCACCCCGCCGCTTTATACCTCGGAATTTCCCCTCCGCCTGGAAGCTGGCCAGAAACAGCAGCGCGTGGTGCTGGAAATGCCCGGCGCCCGACTTTGGTCGCCGGAAGAGCCCGACCTCTACCAACTCGTAGCGCAGCTCATCGATTCGGAAGGCTATGCCGCCCAGATTGAAACCCATTTCGGCTTGCGCAAGATTGAGTCGCGCGGCAAGCACGTGTACCTGAACAACGAGCCTACCTACCTCGACGGGATTCTCTACCAGCCTGGCACGGCCACCTACGAGGAAATGCAGCGCCACATGCATGCCATGCAGAAGCTGGGCTGCAACCTGGTGCGCGTGCACATTGCCGGCGTCGACCCGCGCATTTACAACCTGGCCGACGAACTGGGCCTGCTGCTGTGGGTGGAAGTGCCCAGCCCGCACACCTCGAGTCCGCGCAGCCGCCAGAACCACAAGGAGGAGTTGCTCCGCATGCTGGCCCTGATTGAGTCCCACCCCTCGGTGGTTATCTGGAGCCTTTACAACGAGGACTGGGGCTGCCAGGACATTGCTACCAACCCCGAAACCCGGCGCTACATCACCGATACCTACCACTTCATGCAAATCGAGCACCCGCAGTTTCTGGTGGTCGACAACGATGGGTGGCAGCATATTTCCGCCGAGGGCCGCCTGAAGTCGGATCTGCTTACGGCCCACCTCTACACGCCCGAGCTGCCCCACTGGCAGAACCTGCTCGACCGGCTCGTGGCCGGCGAGATGATTGGCGTGGCGGCTTTCCCGCTGGTCGTAGGCGACGCCTTTTTCTACCGCCGTCAGAAACCTCTGATTGTGAGCGAATGGGGCGGCTTTGGTTTTGCTGACTACGGCGGGCCCCAGGCCGGTGAAGAGCGTACCGAGCGGATCCGCCAGTTTAAGCAGGAGCTGCGGGCCCGCCCCATTGCCGGCGACGTGTACACGCAGGCCACCAACATCGAGGATGAGCGCAACGGCGTTATCGACCCCCACACCGGTGAGTTGTCGGTGCCGGCGGGTATTCTCAATTCCCGCCAGTTCGAGGGGCCACGCTAG